A region from the Desulfitobacterium dehalogenans ATCC 51507 genome encodes:
- a CDS encoding DUF1858 domain-containing protein produces the protein MKTIDLSKTVYEICSANPEAVAIMKELGFKDITNPGMLNTAGRFMTVPKGAAMKKISMEYIKEVFAQNGYEIIE, from the coding sequence ATGAAAACCATCGATTTATCAAAGACCGTCTACGAAATATGCTCCGCAAACCCGGAAGCGGTGGCAATCATGAAAGAACTGGGCTTTAAGGATATAACCAATCCAGGAATGCTTAATACAGCCGGACGTTTTATGACCGTACCAAAGGGTGCGGCTATGAAAAAGATCAGCATGGAATATATAAAAGAGGTCTTTGCGCAAAATGGTTATGAAATTATTGAATAG
- a CDS encoding DUF438 domain-containing protein, producing the protein MSELINNRGYRQKVLKELIMELHNGQPVEDVKERFGQLIEGLAATEISQMEQALIQEGMPVEEIQRLCDVHAAVLGTSVQQIHTADKGEEQGGHPVHTFQLENQALEALLKNVITPELERYEASSDREALETLSTAFQSLWEIDKHYSRKENLLFPIMEKHGITAPPKVMWGVDDEIRAVIKETRKLLSSEPPNKEEILEKAKEAVTRVPEMIFKEENILFPMILETFSEDEWIAIAEAGHEIGYCLIDEPQRVWKPSHVQGQGNARNDGQQDHRSIQDGYVELDAGKLLPEEINAMMNTLPFDITFVGSDGTVKYFTQGKERIFARAKTVLGRRVENCHPPASVHVVEKVVEELRSGKKDHEDFWIKMGDKYVLIRYYAVRNAEGEYLGIMEISQDIKDIQAITGEKRLLSE; encoded by the coding sequence ATGAGTGAACTGATCAATAATCGCGGTTATCGTCAAAAAGTATTAAAAGAGCTCATTATGGAATTGCACAACGGTCAACCTGTAGAAGATGTAAAAGAACGTTTTGGTCAACTGATTGAAGGTCTTGCCGCAACGGAAATCTCCCAGATGGAACAAGCCCTCATTCAGGAAGGGATGCCGGTGGAGGAGATCCAGCGCCTCTGCGATGTCCATGCAGCTGTTCTGGGGACCTCCGTCCAGCAAATTCATACAGCGGATAAAGGTGAAGAGCAAGGGGGACATCCTGTCCATACTTTTCAATTGGAAAATCAGGCATTGGAAGCTTTATTGAAAAATGTCATTACTCCTGAATTAGAACGCTATGAAGCCAGCAGTGATCGGGAAGCTTTGGAAACTTTAAGCACAGCTTTCCAGAGCTTGTGGGAAATCGACAAACACTATAGCCGTAAGGAGAATCTCCTCTTCCCCATCATGGAAAAACACGGAATTACAGCACCCCCTAAAGTCATGTGGGGAGTAGATGATGAAATCCGGGCAGTCATTAAAGAAACCCGTAAACTTCTGAGCAGTGAGCCTCCCAATAAAGAGGAGATCCTGGAAAAAGCTAAAGAAGCAGTAACCCGGGTTCCTGAGATGATCTTTAAAGAAGAAAACATTCTTTTCCCCATGATTTTGGAGACATTTTCTGAAGATGAGTGGATTGCTATTGCTGAAGCCGGCCATGAGATCGGCTATTGTCTGATTGATGAGCCCCAAAGAGTATGGAAGCCAAGCCATGTTCAAGGTCAGGGCAATGCTCGGAATGACGGTCAACAGGATCATAGATCCATTCAAGATGGATATGTAGAGCTTGACGCTGGAAAATTGCTTCCAGAAGAGATCAACGCAATGATGAACACCTTGCCTTTCGATATAACCTTTGTCGGCAGTGACGGCACTGTAAAATACTTTACTCAGGGAAAAGAGCGGATCTTCGCTCGTGCTAAAACCGTACTGGGACGCAGAGTAGAAAACTGCCATCCCCCCGCCAGCGTTCATGTGGTTGAAAAAGTGGTGGAAGAGCTTAGGTCCGGTAAGAAAGACCATGAAGATTTTTGGATTAAAATGGGGGATAAATATGTCTTGATTCGCTATTATGCAGTACGGAATGCAGAGGGTGAATATCTGGGAATTATGGAAATTTCCCAGGATATCAAGGATATTCAAGCGATTACCGGGGAGAAGCGATTATTATCAGAATAA
- the zupT gene encoding zinc transporter ZupT, with translation MLDERALIALLLSFIAGMATLLGALIIFITKSKNEKILSASLGFAAGVMLSVSFLDLWTQSQQSLILYMGQKRGLVLSVAFLLCGILFALGIDHFVPHEEPDPNEKDKPHQNLYRVGFVSMLAIMFHNFPEGIATFSAGYEDLAMGISIAVAISMHNIPEGITVAMPIYYATGKKKDAFKYTFLSGMAEPLGALLAFLVLRPFINGFNLGAIFAIVAGIMIYIAIEELIPSSRQYGHPRLALFATFAGIIIMPLSHIF, from the coding sequence ATGCTTGACGAACGCGCATTGATTGCACTTTTATTATCCTTCATCGCAGGGATGGCTACCTTATTAGGGGCTTTAATTATCTTTATCACTAAATCAAAAAACGAAAAGATCCTGTCAGCTTCTTTGGGCTTTGCTGCCGGGGTGATGCTTTCCGTCTCGTTTTTGGATTTATGGACTCAGAGCCAACAGTCCTTAATTCTATACATGGGACAAAAAAGGGGCTTGGTTCTTTCTGTAGCCTTTTTATTGTGCGGAATTCTCTTTGCTTTGGGTATCGACCACTTTGTTCCTCACGAAGAGCCTGACCCCAACGAAAAGGATAAGCCTCATCAGAATCTATATCGCGTGGGGTTTGTTTCCATGCTGGCTATCATGTTTCATAATTTCCCGGAAGGGATAGCTACCTTCAGTGCCGGTTATGAGGATTTAGCCATGGGTATTTCCATAGCGGTCGCTATTAGTATGCATAATATACCTGAAGGGATTACCGTGGCTATGCCCATATATTATGCTACAGGAAAAAAGAAAGACGCTTTTAAATACACTTTTCTATCGGGGATGGCGGAGCCCTTAGGTGCCTTACTGGCTTTTTTGGTGCTTCGTCCCTTCATCAACGGCTTTAACTTAGGGGCAATTTTCGCCATCGTGGCCGGAATTATGATTTATATTGCCATTGAAGAACTCATTCCCTCTTCCCGGCAATACGGACACCCTCGCCTGGCCTTGTTCGCTACATTTGCCGGAATTATCATCATGCCTCTCAGTCATATCTTTTAG
- a CDS encoding YetF domain-containing protein: MSEGLVVVVRSLIGFFSLFIFARIIGKSQISQLTFFDYVLGITIGSMAASLATDLSSRAWPHWVALITWAALGYIMEKITVKWLYAAKVLEGEPVIVIMNGKIMENVLRKMNYRVTEIMGLLRNKGIFDANQVDFAILEPNGQLSVLQKPEYLPLTPKDMKMKASFSGISSELIYDGIIIEQNLRQLKRDEKWLRKELKKQGIKDVSEVFFASLNPAGSLYVDLYEDRLQNPVDIGDYKGPY, encoded by the coding sequence ATGAGTGAGGGTTTAGTTGTTGTTGTACGTTCGCTGATCGGGTTCTTTTCCCTGTTTATTTTTGCGAGAATTATTGGCAAATCTCAAATCAGTCAGCTGACTTTTTTTGATTATGTTCTGGGGATTACGATTGGCTCCATGGCGGCTTCGTTAGCAACCGATCTGTCCAGCAGAGCGTGGCCCCATTGGGTGGCCTTGATAACATGGGCTGCTCTGGGATACATCATGGAAAAGATTACGGTGAAATGGCTTTATGCAGCTAAAGTTTTAGAAGGGGAGCCAGTCATCGTCATTATGAACGGTAAGATTATGGAAAATGTGCTAAGAAAGATGAACTATCGTGTAACCGAGATTATGGGACTTCTCCGCAACAAAGGGATTTTCGATGCCAATCAAGTGGATTTTGCCATACTGGAACCTAATGGCCAGCTCTCTGTATTGCAAAAGCCGGAGTATCTGCCTTTAACTCCTAAGGATATGAAGATGAAAGCTTCTTTTTCAGGCATTAGTTCTGAACTGATCTATGATGGTATAATTATTGAGCAAAATTTAAGGCAGCTTAAAAGAGATGAAAAATGGCTTCGTAAAGAGTTGAAAAAACAAGGGATAAAGGATGTATCGGAAGTGTTTTTTGCCTCCCTGAATCCCGCGGGCAGCCTTTATGTCGATCTTTATGAGGACCGCTTACAAAATCCTGTGGACATAGGGGATTATAAAGGACCTTACTAA
- a CDS encoding DUF4363 family protein — translation MRKFLVIGMPIITIAFFVLIMQSGNYLKNPLGNEMGIPERIEQIIQEIQTENWDSAKNHWDNLSKDWDKVVKRVQFSAERNEINDFTVSIARLRGAIEAQDKSSGLQLLYEAYEHWEDLGK, via the coding sequence ATGAGAAAGTTTTTAGTGATTGGTATGCCGATAATTACCATTGCGTTCTTTGTTCTCATAATGCAAAGCGGAAATTATTTGAAAAATCCACTTGGAAATGAAATGGGGATACCGGAAAGGATAGAGCAGATTATCCAAGAAATCCAAACAGAAAATTGGGATTCAGCCAAGAATCATTGGGATAATTTATCTAAGGACTGGGATAAAGTCGTTAAGCGTGTCCAGTTTAGTGCGGAACGCAATGAGATCAATGATTTCACCGTAAGTATTGCCCGCTTAAGAGGAGCGATAGAGGCCCAGGATAAATCCAGCGGTCTGCAGTTGCTCTATGAGGCCTATGAACACTGGGAAGATCTTGGGAAATAA